The Sporosarcina sp. 6E9 genome segment AAGTTCCTTATAAACTAACGGAATTAGATGAAAATGATAAACGGACAGTTCATCTGGAACCAGGCTTACAGGAATTGAACGGAAAACAAGCACTTGCACTTGCAAGAACGCGTAAACTAGACAGTGACATTGAACGTGGTAAGCGACAACAAATGATTCTAAAATCTATCATGAGTCAAGCTACTTCAGTAAAATCTATCACAAAGTATGGCGATTTAATTGACGCAGTTGGCGATAACATGAAAACAAACATGACGTTCAATGAAATGAAATCATTTTTCGAGTATGCAAAAGGCGGCATGCCAGACGTTGAAACCATCAACATTAGTGGATTGGATGATATGTCGACAGGTATTTATTATTGGTTGCCTGATGAAGAAGGTCTTGAACAACTAAAAATAGATCTTCAAAACCATTTGGAAGTTTCTCCAAGTTCTTCACTAGTAAATGATAACTCAGGATTTAACAGTACTACTGACATGAACGAATCCGCGGACGATGCAAATTTTTCGAGATAATGATATTGAATGAATGAAGCCCGATAAATACTTTCGGGCTTTTTTTGTTGTTTAAAGTTGATTTGCGGTTTGTGGGGAGGGGATTTGGCCGTTTCGTTGGCGGCTTTGGTCGTTTGAGCAGTGGTTTGGTCGGTTCGCCAGCGGCTTTGGTCGTTTGAGTGGTGGTTTGGTCGGTTCGCCAGCAGCTTTGGTCGTTTGAGCTGTCGTTTTGGTCGTTTCCCCCATTTTTCCAATAAAAAAACGATTAGATCTAATCTCCATTTAGAAGATTGTCTAATCGTTTATAGATCCTGTCATCATTTCCCTATCATCCGAACCAGATTCAAGATTGGTCTGTAGTTGGAGCCGGCCAGTCCGATGATTTCAACAAACAGTTCAATCGCGACGAGCATGATAAAGATAAGCAATAGCGCGCCCCATTGGGTTGCTTGGGAAAACAAGATCGCCCCGCCGCCAAACATCGCAGCGAACGCATAAATGATTAATACTGATTGTCTATGTGAAAATCCAGCATTTAACAGACTGTGATGCAAATGGGATTTATCAGGTTTCGAGATTGGTTGTTTCATCCGAACGCGGCGAACAATCGTGAAAAATGTATCAGAAATTGGTACTCCGAGTATAATAACAGGGATAACCAACGAAATGAAAGTCACGTTTTTAAAGCCTAGCAAAGCAAGAACCGATATCATAAAGCCGAGAAACAATGCCCCGGTATCCCCCATGAATATCTTGGCTGGATAAAAGTTGTAAAATAAGAAGCCTAGTGAACTTGCTGCTAAAATTGCAGTGGTTGCTACAACGAACATGTCCCCCATAAGCATCGCCATAACTGAAAGCGATATAAGCGCGATTGTTGAGACGCCTGCTGCTAAACCATCCAAACCATCAAGTAAATTTATAGCATTCGTAATACCGACAATCCAAAGTATTGTTACGGGGATACTTAAAAACCCAAATTCAATTATTCCACCAAAAGGTAAATTAATAAACTCAATTTGTAAACCGCCCCATGTCACTACAACGATAGCGGCTGCTAATTGACCGACAATTTTCGCCTTTGCCGTAATCTCGAGCATATCATCGAGAAACCCGGTAATCACAATTATAAGGGCTCCAATGAGAATTCCAGTGGCGTGTTCATCTGCTGGTGTTAGTAATAGATAACCAACTAGAAAACCACCTATTATGGCAAGGCCTCCGATACGAGGCATAATAGACACATGTACCTTCCGATAATTCGGGCGATCAACCGCTCCGATACGGAATGCTAATTTTCTCACAAGCGGAGTCAGTAATATGGATGCTACAAACGCTACAGCGATTGCAAGAAATAACATGTCCTTCCTCCTAAAAAAACCTAGTCTTAAAATCTTTACTATTATAACACAAATAAAGAGATATTGCACTTCGACTCTACTGTTCTCGAAAAAGTGTATGAGCTTCTGTTTAAATGTTTCAGTTAATCCAACAGTTTGAATTTTGGCGATTCGGGTATATCAAAGTAAATGTCATACAAAATAGGGAGGGAGTATACTCATGCAACAGAAAGATCATTTATCGGACGACGTGATAAAAATTTTTCATAATGCAAAAGGGTCTGTGAAAAACGATGTTGAAAAATGGATAGAAAATAATAACTTCTATATGGCCAATCACGAAAAACCTACGGATATGGGTTGGAATTCAAATTCACAGCGAGATCATGCTGCAGGCGAATACGAACCATTAGAAGAAAGAAATACACCCACTTTCAGCACGCAAAAAGAGCAAGATGATTCTAGAAAACACCGTTCAGAACCCGTGCCTGATAAGGATATAGATGTTCAAATCGACGAAGAAAATCGTGTTTTATTGGAAAATGAAGAACGTATGGAAGACATCGAGGATTTGCGGTCTGAATATAGAGGACATATCGGTGACCAACGTTAATAAATAGATAATGAAGAAAAAATGCCACGCCTCAAAAACGACGGTGTGGCATTTTTCTATTCGTTTATTTTATAGTTCTAGTTCAAGATCAGTAATGATTGTAACGTCATCGTGGTGAAGAAGTTTAGTGATTGGCCATTCAGTAGTCACATTACCTTCTAGTACCTTTTCAAGTGCTGCACGTTTTCTTTCACCAAATGCAAGCAGCACAATTTTCTTCGCTCGCAAGATTGAACCGATTCCTAAGGATAAAGCAGTATCAGGAATTTTTTCGTCGTTCGCAAATAGTTGGCTATTCACATTCAATGTAGAATCAGCCAATTTTGCGACATGCGTCACTGAATCAAACGAAGTTCCTGGTTCATTAAAAGCGATATGGCCATTTTCCCCAACACCAAGCAATTGTAAATCGAGGCCATGTTCTTCAAGTAAACCTTCGTACCTTTTACACTCTTCCTCTAAATCTTCAGCTAAACCATTTAACAAAAACGTTTCTTTGAATGGCTTATTATCGAAAAGATGTTCATGCATGAAATAAGCATAACTATTCGGGCTATCCGCAGAAATCCCCACATACTCATCTAAATTAAACGTAATCACGTTTGAAAAATCAAGATCTGAATTTACCCATTTTTCATAGACCGGAATCATTGTGTTTCCAGTCGCAAGACCGATTGAATGTAGACGATTGTTTTCAAGCTCTTCTTTAATTACTTGAAAAGTAGTTTCTGAGCCCAGTTCCGCATTATCAACTTTAATAAATTTCATATTTTCCACTTTGTTCATCCGACCTTCACTAATTTTTTTTTTGTATTAATTGTATTTTTTTTTTAGGCATCATGTCAACTAAAAAATGGCATACCAAACTAATCCGCATATGGCAACTTTATGAATGAATCGTGAACAAAGTGTGAAGGATTCCGGGTTATCTTTAAACCTAGGGTAATCCCTAATTCCGATTTAACATCTACCGCCTATTATAGAGGTAAGCGGTACTAAACACTGCATGACGAAAGGAAGTGACGATATGAAAGACAAAAATTCAAAACAGCAACACACAAAAAACAACGACTCTACGATTCATTTTAAAGGCACATTTATTGCAGTCATGTTGCTTGGTTTGTTTATGGTGGCATCTTGGTTTGGAATCTACGCACTCTTTTTATCTAGATAATGAATGATTGGGGGATATACAATGAATTTGCATAAATATGAAAAAATATGGTTGATTTTCGGAATTGGTTCACTTGCCCTATTTTTAGTCATTATTGGTTTCGCAGCCTTTTGGAAAGGAACGCATCCACAAAGTCATATCGAAACGATTGATCCGCAAAATGTTGAAGCGCATGAAGCTTTTAAGCCGGAAAATCTTGGATTGAATGAAGAAGCGGAGGGGAAATACACAGTGAACATCGTTGCTTCCGCATTCAATTATGATTTGGGAAAAGATGAAAATGGGGACCGCGTTGACACACTTCGCATACCAAAAGGTTCTACTGTTCTTTTTCAAGTGACGACAACGGATGTCGTGCACGGCTTCCAAATTGCCGGAACGAACGTCAATATGATGGTTGAACCTGGACATATTAGTCGTTACGAAACAGTGATGAAAAACAATGGTGAATTTACAATTGTATGTAATGAATATTGTGGTATCGGTCACCACTTAATGTTTGGGAAAGTGGAGGTGTATGAATAACCATGAAACTACTAACTTTTTCTAAAAAAGAATCTACATTGTACATGGCGTTTATGTACGTAACTTTCACTTCTCTTTTAGTCGGCGGATTAATGGGACTGTTACAGACTTTCGTTCGATCAGGTAAATATACACTACCGTTCGGCATTGATTATTACACAATACTTACTGTTCACGGCGTTATTCTAGGTTTAGTCATGACAACATTTTTCATTATCGGTTTCCAATTTTCTCTTATGGGAAAAACAGTTGGAATGACCGATAAACAACGAAAAGCAGCATGGTGGTCATTCTGGATTATGCTTACAGGAACAATAATGGCTTCGGTCATGGTATTAACAGGGCAAGCTTCCGTACTCTATACTTTTTACGCACCGTTACGTGCGCATCCTATTTTTTATTTCGGATTGGCATTGGTCATTATCGGAAGCTGGGTTGCAGCATTCATAAACTTCCGTCAGCTATACCTATGGAAAAAAGCTAATAAAGGACAGAAATCTCCGCTTCTCGCATATATGGTAACAATCAATATGATTATGTGGGTAATTGCATCTCTCGGCGTCGCGGTTTCCGTACTTGTTCTATTCATTCCATGGTCTCTTGGCTATACGGCAACCATTAATGTGTTGTTAAGTCGTACCCTATTCTGGTATTTCGGTCACCCACTCGTTTATTTCTGGTTACTGCCAGCTTATATGGCATGGTATGCGATTGTTCCTAAAATAATCGGCGGGAAAATATTCAGTGATTCGCTAGCCAGACTTTCATTCATACTGTTGCTAATGTTTTCGATTCCTGTCGGATTCCACCATCAGCTGACAGAACCAGGAATCGATCCGACATGGAAATTCATTCAAGTCGTCCTGACATTTATGGTTGTAATTCCAACCCTTATGACAGCCTTTTCGATTTTCGCTACATTTGAAGCAACGGGACGTAAGAAAGGATTTACGACGCTATTCGGTTGGTTCAGAAAACTCCCGTGGAAAGATGTTCGTTTCTTAGCGCCTTTCATCGGTATGGTTGCTTTCATTCCTGGAGGGGCTGGCGGAATTATTAACGCATCACACCAAATGAACGCATTAATCCATAATACCATTTGGGTAACGGGGCATTTCCATCTAACGGCGGCAATGACATCCGTCCTCACCTTCTTCGGGATTACGTATTGGCTTGTCCCTCATTTAACGGGACGTCGTTTGACACCAAAGTTAAACAAGTTAGGTATTATTCAGTCGCTCACTTGGACTGTCGGTATGCTGATCATGTCTACTTCAATGCATATCCAAGGGCTATTGGGGGGACCACGTCGTTCCAATTTCTCTGAATATGCAGGCGGAGCGCAAGTGGACACATGGATTAGTTATCAAATGGCACAAGCAATTGGCGGATCGATTCTTTTCATCGCCATCATCTTGATGGTCTATATCTTCATCCAATTAGCATTCTTTGCACCGCGCGGCGTCGAGGAATATCCGATTGCCGAGGAAGAAGACGATGCGGAGCCAACACCAAAACTATTAGAAAACTGGATTCTCTGGATTGCGATTACGGTTGCCTTAATCCTTTTCGCGTATACAATCCCAGTGTTCGAAATTTTAAAGCACTCACCGCCAGGTTCACCGCCATTTGATTGGCCAATTGGTAAATAACAACAAAAAAAGAGTGCACTGGATTTTAATCCGGTGCACTTTTATATTATTGATTGGAAGCAACGCGTTCAACAGCTGCTGCTACATTTTCGTGAACAGAAGGATCTAGCGGATGCGGAACGAGATCCCCGGATTTAGTGCTCTCAACGATGGCAATTGCAGCCGCAAGAAGCATCGGATACGTAATTTCTTTTGCATTCGCATTTAAAGCACCGCGGAATATTCCAGGAAAACCAAGAACATTGTTGACAAGTCGGCCATCTGCTGCAAATGCCGCGCCAGCCTTCAAAGCAACATCTGGTTTAATCTCAGCGTTTGGATTCGATAGTGCTAAAATGATTTGACCTTTTTGAACCATTTCCGGTTTGATTAAATCGGCAACCCCCGTTGTCGCAACAATAATATCACAACTTGACATTACCTCTTCTAACGACTCCGCTACGGTTCCACCATGTTCTTTAAGACGTTCGCATGCTACTTCGTTACGATCAATGCCGCGCACCTCTTTAACGCCGTATTCCATGAGCATGCGGCTAATTGCTAAACCGGCTGCCCCCAATCCGATTTGGCCTACAGTGGAATCCGAAAGCTTAACCCCTGCCGCTTTACATGCGGATATCACTGAAGCTAGCGTGACGACAGCTGTTCCATGTTGGTCATCATGCATGACTGGTATTGGAAGTTCTTCCTTTAGTCTTCTTTCAATTTCAAAACAATGTGGCGATCCAATATCTTCGAGGAGAATCCCGCCGAACCCTTGATAAATATTTTTAACAGTATTCACAACCTCATCCGGATCACTCGTGCCAAGTAATATCGGAACACCGCTAATGCCTGCAAATTGATCCAATAAGACAGCCTTACCTTCCATAACAGGCATTCCCGCAACCGGGCCAATGTCTCCGAGCCCTAAAATAGCCGTCCCATCGGTTACGATTGCAACCGTATTTGAGATTCCAGTAAAATAGTTCGCCTGTTCGGGATCTTCCTTTATTACTTCACAAACATTGGCCACGCCAGGCGTATAAACTCTTCGCAAATCACCGAGTGAACGAATTTCCATTCGACTCTTCATGTGGATTTTTCCACCTTCATGCGCTTGGAGAACGTCATCCGTTACAGCGTGCACAACAATGCCATCGCCAATGGCATTCACTGCTTCAACAATTGTATGTAAGTGGTCTTCATTTCTACAATGAATCGCAACATCGCGAATCGTTGATAATGTACCAATCTTTATCGTTTGGATATCCCCTATATCCCCTTCGAGTGTTCCAATTGCCAACGCAACCTTTGCAAAATTACCGGGTAAAGACGGGGTTTCAATAATTAAATTACGCATAAATTCGCCTGTTTCCATTTTCAGACCTCCACAATTTTGAATACTAATTTCATTTTACACCTATTTAGCACTTCAGTAAATTGAATTAGTATATAACGATGATATTTATACATATCCGAGTCTTCCATTCACGAATTAAGCCACAATCGAAGTTATATAATTCGGAATAATAATACTCCTCATTTTTTCACCACTTTTACGTTGTAATTGTTATAATAGAATGCGGCATAAAGATTCATACTATTTCAAGGAGTGTTTACATTGACCTTACGAAAAAATTTCCTCATTGGACTAATGCTATTCGCATTATTTCTTGGTGCAGGAAATATAATATTCCCCCCTTCACTCGGACAACTGGCTGGTGAAAATCTACTCATTGCGATGGCAGGTTTCCTCATTACAGCTGTCGGCCTTCCCCTCATCGCAGTCCTCGCAATTGCAAATGCGGGAGGCCATTCAGGTTTACAAACGATAGCAGGAAGAGTCCACCCAGTCTTCGGAATCGTTTTCACAATGATTATTTATATGGCAATTGGCCCCTTTTTCGGGATTCCACGAACAGCTACGGTATCGTATGAAATCGGAGTCGTTCCATTTCTTTCTGACCGGGCCGTTTTATCAGATTGGCCGCTTGCTTTATTCACGATTTTCTTTTTCCTAATGACGATTGCTTTAGCATTAAACCCGGCAAAACTTGTCGATAGAATTGGTAAAGTGCTAACGCCCGTGTTATTTATCGTCATTAGTTCATTGGCGATTAAAAGCATTCTCACGCCGATTGGAACGATTGGACAAGCGAAAGAAGCTTACGCTACACATCCCTTTTTTCGTAGTTTCGTAGAAGGTTACCTGACGATGGACGTTATTGCAGCGCTCGTTTTCGGTATCGTCATTGTTAACGCACTAAAAGTTGAAGGCGTAACAAAAAAAGGACCGATTTTAAAAGCTATGATGGTAGCTGGTCTTGTCGCCGCAGCAGGATTAACTTTCGTCTATGTTTCCTTAAGTTATATCGGAGCGACAAGTGTTGATGTGATTGGCATGCAAGAAAATGGAGGCGCAATTCTATCTTTGGCATCTACCGTTTTATACGGTTCTGCTGGAACAACAATTCTGGCCGTCACAATCATTTTTGCATGTTTAACGACATCAATCGGACTCGTGTCCGCATGTGCTCAATTTTTCAATGAGATTTTCCCAGTTTTATCATACAAGATTTATGTATTGATTTTTGCTGGATTTAGCGCAATTATCGCGAATGTCGGCTTGACTGAACTTATCGCCATTTCATTGCCGATCCTGATGATGATTTATCCGATTGCGATTGTCCTCATGCTGATGTCCTTCATCGATAAATCGTTTGGACGGAAACCGATTGTTTATATTCTTGCGCTTTCCGCAACCGCTATCGTCAGTATTTTCGATGGACTTCTGGTAGCAGAGATTGATGTGAAGCCGGTGACGAAATTACTCGCCCACCTTCCATTGTACGAGCAGAAAATCGGATGGCTTGTACCCGCGATTTCCGGTGGACTTCTCGGCGCAATTATTAGTTTCTTCCAAAAGAATAGAAATTAATGGTATAATTACAGATGAATGAATATTCATTTGGAGGGATACCTGATGACATCAAATTTTGACAATATGACGCTTGAAGAAATTTGGAATGAAATCGATGTAAGACTGAAAGAGAAACCTGAGCCTTATAAAAACATGAATGCAATTTACTCCATTGTTCTTTTAGGTGAAGATGGCGGTCAATTCGGTCTGAAATTTTCGGATGGAAATGCCGAAACGATTATTGGGACTCCCGATGAATCGGACTGCGCACTTTCAATGAGTGTAAAAGATTTCAAAAAACTACTTGGTGGAAACTTAAACTCTGTTGCTTCTTATATGATGGGGAAGCTCAAAGTGAAAGGTAATGTGGGACTTGCGTTAGAACTTGAAAATTTATTAAAAAAATATTCATTTTGAATCTATGAAACCGGCATCCTCATAAGGTAGGATGCTGGTTTTATTATATTAAACCGAACCCTTGGAGCTACAACGTTTTTAAGTTATAATATAGATGGAAGTTTCAATAATAATAGATTATTTCAACGGAGTGAACCATTTGTTCAAAGACAATCGATATTTACATTATAATGCAGACGGCTTCAGAAAAGACCTTATTGCGGGTATCACTGTGGGAATTGTTGCAATACCGCTTGGTATGGCATTCGCAATCGCATCTGGCGTAAAACCGGAGTACGGGATTTATACAACGATTATCGCAGGATTTCTAGTTGCGCTTCTTGGAGGATCACGGTTTCAAATTGCTGGACCTACTGGCGCATTTATCCCTATTTTACTTGCGATTGTTCTTCAATATGGTTATGAGGACCTGTTAATCGCTGGATTTCTAGCTGGTGTTATCCTCGTTATCATGAGTTACGCAGGCGTTAGCAGTTTAATTCATTTCGTTCCAAAGTCGGTCACAATCGGTTTTACTGCCGGAATTGCCATCATAATCTTCACTGGTCAATTGGGTAATTTTTTCGGATTAACTGGTTTGAAACAACAAGAATTTTTCCATGAAAATATGCTCGGTCTGATCAAACAGTTTCATACAGTCAATCCGTTTAGCATTCTTATCGCAGTTATCGGTCTTGCTGTAATTTTCATATTGCCGAAAGTTGCACCGCGCGTTCCGGTTCTTCTTGTCGCGCTCCTCATCCCAACACTAATTTCTTTCTTCTTTTTTCAAGGAAAGATTGAAACAATTGGCACCGCTTTCGGTGGCATTCCAAATTCTCTTCCAACGTTTCGCTTTCCCGAAATTACATTATCCAAGTTAGTCGCACTTTGGCAACCCGCCCTGGTTATTGCGGCACTTGGCTCAATTGAATCCCTTTTATCCGCTGTCGTTGCGGACGGGATGAAACCGGAAAAAACAGAAAACCACAATTCAAAACGCGAGTTATTCGGACAAGGAATCGCAAATATTATTACACCTTTATTTGGCGGAATACCTGCTACAGGTGCAATTGCACGAACCGCAACAAATATTCGTGCTGGCGCGGTAAGTCCGGTTTCCGGGTTCGTACAAAGTATGTTTGTGCTAGGGTTCCTGCTGTTGTTTGCGCCTTATGCATCACATATACCCCTCGCGGCCATGGCGCCTATTCTAATGTTTGTAGCTTGGAATATGAGTGCACGAAAAGCGTTTCTCCATATTTTGTCGATTCGCTCTGCCGATTCCATCGTCTTATTAACTACTTTTCTACTAACAATATTCGTGAACTTAACGGTTGCAGTTCAAGTTGGTATTTTGATTGCTGTGATTTCATTTCTACGTAAAATGGTAAATAAACTTCATTTAAAAGTGGCAAAGACGTCTGACGTTGAAATCGTCAAGTTTGGTAAAGAGGATCCTGCTACCTTGAAGAAATACCTGCTAGAGGGACCGTTATTTTTTGGTACTGCTAAAATATTTGAAGATGCATATCCAGTTATTCTTACGGGCGATGTAAAAACCATTATCCTCGACATGGAACAGACATCCGTGATCGATGCGACCGGAGAAGCTGCTTTATCCACTTTTATTGACGACGCCCGTACTAAAGATATTCAAGTTATTATTAAAAAGTTACCGAAAGAAAAATTGGCTTTGTTCAAAAAAGGCGGCTTATACGATAAGATTGGAGAAGAGAATTTCTTTATGTAATATAATAAAAGAAAGATTGTCCATTACAACTGGCAGTCTTTCTTTTTATTTTGATTAATAATGTTACAACAAGTACTCGTCTTGAATTCTCTATGATTTATATGTTATTAAGTTGTAATATAACTGTAACTGTCCCCTTCCTTATTTTTGATAAGATGAATCATAGATAAATAGTCGGAAAATATGAAATATATAAACAGGTAACTGAAAGGGGAAAAGGGAATAACATGAAGCGATTCTTTTTTGGTATTTTTGGGTGTCTACTTTTAACTATGGCTACTCCAGCGATTGCCGCTGCAAGCTCATCATCTACAATGATTTCTATTGCACAAGGTTACATCGGATCCCCCTATGTATACGGCGGTACGTCCGCTGCCGGATTCGATTGTTCCGGCTTTACGCAACGCGTATTTAGCGACGGCGGTAGTTCACTTCCTAGAACGACGGGCGGGCAATTTAATGTGGGTGCATCCGTATCTAAAGATAATTTACAACCAGGGGATCTCGTATTTTTCAACACGAACGGAAAAAACGTCTCGCATGTGGGCATCTACATCGGATCCACTAACTTTATTCACGCTTCGACAAGTAAAGGCGTTATGATTTCATCAATTTATGACCCTCATTATTGGGGAAGCCGGTATATCGGCGCACGACGTCCAAACGCACAACCGGTCGTAAACCCGAAAACTGAAGAAAATACTGAAGAAAAAGTCGAGAAGAAACCTGAAAATCCAAAAGCTGAAGTGAAAAAAGAAGTTAAACAAACTAGCAAACCTGCAGTAATGCAAAAAGCCGCTGAGAAACCGAAGGCAGAAAAGCCGTTAGTTGTAGTTGCAAAACCAAAGTCAGAAAAGGCCGCAGTTGCAAAACCTGTTGCAACGCCTCCCGTCCAAGATATCAAACCTAATGCAAAATCTGAAGAGCCCAAGGAAAATGAAGAGATTGAAAGCAATGCGTTAACAGCACAGATTGAATATATTCACATGCACCCTACAGCACTCGGATTACGATTTACGCAAATGGTTTGGGTGGAAGATCGAGATCTTGAATTACTAGATAAAGTTCTTTAAACATAGAAAAACCGCGACCCATGGGCCGCGGTTTTTCATTAATCTTTTTCGATTGTTAATCGATGGATAACATGTGCTAACAAATTCGTTCGTTCTACAAGACTATCCACTTCTAAGTATTCATCTTCACTATGCGCATTTCCGCCGATTGGACCTAATCCATCAATCGTCGCAACACCCATCGCAGATGTGAACGATGCATCCGAGCCTCCCCCAGTCGCCATGTCTTTAATTTCAATTCCGAGTTCGCTCCCAATCGACTTAATCACATTAAGCAATTCTATTGTTTGTTGATTTTTCACCATCGGTGGTCTTTCAATCCCGCCTGTCACCTTGATTGTCGTGCCCTTAACATCTGGAACCGCACAAATTTCCTTGATCTCACGTTCAAGCCAATCCGCCTGCTCCATTTTACTAATACGAAGATCAACA includes the following:
- a CDS encoding glycosyltransferase family 4 protein translates to MLFLAIAVAFVASILLTPLVRKLAFRIGAVDRPNYRKVHVSIMPRIGGLAIIGGFLVGYLLLTPADEHATGILIGALIIVITGFLDDMLEITAKAKIVGQLAAAIVVVTWGGLQIEFINLPFGGIIEFGFLSIPVTILWIVGITNAINLLDGLDGLAAGVSTIALISLSVMAMLMGDMFVVATTAILAASSLGFLFYNFYPAKIFMGDTGALFLGFMISVLALLGFKNVTFISLVIPVIILGVPISDTFFTIVRRVRMKQPISKPDKSHLHHSLLNAGFSHRQSVLIIYAFAAMFGGGAILFSQATQWGALLLIFIMLVAIELFVEIIGLAGSNYRPILNLVRMIGK
- a CDS encoding glucosamine-6-phosphate deaminase, with protein sequence MKFIKVDNAELGSETTFQVIKEELENNRLHSIGLATGNTMIPVYEKWVNSDLDFSNVITFNLDEYVGISADSPNSYAYFMHEHLFDNKPFKETFLLNGLAEDLEEECKRYEGLLEEHGLDLQLLGVGENGHIAFNEPGTSFDSVTHVAKLADSTLNVNSQLFANDEKIPDTALSLGIGSILRAKKIVLLAFGERKRAALEKVLEGNVTTEWPITKLLHHDDVTIITDLELEL
- a CDS encoding cytochrome c oxidase subunit 2A, encoding MTKGSDDMKDKNSKQQHTKNNDSTIHFKGTFIAVMLLGLFMVASWFGIYALFLSR
- a CDS encoding cytochrome c oxidase subunit II; the encoded protein is MNLHKYEKIWLIFGIGSLALFLVIIGFAAFWKGTHPQSHIETIDPQNVEAHEAFKPENLGLNEEAEGKYTVNIVASAFNYDLGKDENGDRVDTLRIPKGSTVLFQVTTTDVVHGFQIAGTNVNMMVEPGHISRYETVMKNNGEFTIVCNEYCGIGHHLMFGKVEVYE
- a CDS encoding b(o/a)3-type cytochrome-c oxidase subunit 1; protein product: MKLLTFSKKESTLYMAFMYVTFTSLLVGGLMGLLQTFVRSGKYTLPFGIDYYTILTVHGVILGLVMTTFFIIGFQFSLMGKTVGMTDKQRKAAWWSFWIMLTGTIMASVMVLTGQASVLYTFYAPLRAHPIFYFGLALVIIGSWVAAFINFRQLYLWKKANKGQKSPLLAYMVTINMIMWVIASLGVAVSVLVLFIPWSLGYTATINVLLSRTLFWYFGHPLVYFWLLPAYMAWYAIVPKIIGGKIFSDSLARLSFILLLMFSIPVGFHHQLTEPGIDPTWKFIQVVLTFMVVIPTLMTAFSIFATFEATGRKKGFTTLFGWFRKLPWKDVRFLAPFIGMVAFIPGGAGGIINASHQMNALIHNTIWVTGHFHLTAAMTSVLTFFGITYWLVPHLTGRRLTPKLNKLGIIQSLTWTVGMLIMSTSMHIQGLLGGPRRSNFSEYAGGAQVDTWISYQMAQAIGGSILFIAIILMVYIFIQLAFFAPRGVEEYPIAEEEDDAEPTPKLLENWILWIAITVALILFAYTIPVFEILKHSPPGSPPFDWPIGK
- a CDS encoding NAD-dependent malic enzyme; this translates as METGEFMRNLIIETPSLPGNFAKVALAIGTLEGDIGDIQTIKIGTLSTIRDVAIHCRNEDHLHTIVEAVNAIGDGIVVHAVTDDVLQAHEGGKIHMKSRMEIRSLGDLRRVYTPGVANVCEVIKEDPEQANYFTGISNTVAIVTDGTAILGLGDIGPVAGMPVMEGKAVLLDQFAGISGVPILLGTSDPDEVVNTVKNIYQGFGGILLEDIGSPHCFEIERRLKEELPIPVMHDDQHGTAVVTLASVISACKAAGVKLSDSTVGQIGLGAAGLAISRMLMEYGVKEVRGIDRNEVACERLKEHGGTVAESLEEVMSSCDIIVATTGVADLIKPEMVQKGQIILALSNPNAEIKPDVALKAGAAFAADGRLVNNVLGFPGIFRGALNANAKEITYPMLLAAAIAIVESTKSGDLVPHPLDPSVHENVAAAVERVASNQ
- the brnQ gene encoding branched-chain amino acid transport system II carrier protein, which codes for MTLRKNFLIGLMLFALFLGAGNIIFPPSLGQLAGENLLIAMAGFLITAVGLPLIAVLAIANAGGHSGLQTIAGRVHPVFGIVFTMIIYMAIGPFFGIPRTATVSYEIGVVPFLSDRAVLSDWPLALFTIFFFLMTIALALNPAKLVDRIGKVLTPVLFIVISSLAIKSILTPIGTIGQAKEAYATHPFFRSFVEGYLTMDVIAALVFGIVIVNALKVEGVTKKGPILKAMMVAGLVAAAGLTFVYVSLSYIGATSVDVIGMQENGGAILSLASTVLYGSAGTTILAVTIIFACLTTSIGLVSACAQFFNEIFPVLSYKIYVLIFAGFSAIIANVGLTELIAISLPILMMIYPIAIVLMLMSFIDKSFGRKPIVYILALSATAIVSIFDGLLVAEIDVKPVTKLLAHLPLYEQKIGWLVPAISGGLLGAIISFFQKNRN
- a CDS encoding SCP2 sterol-binding domain-containing protein, translating into MTSNFDNMTLEEIWNEIDVRLKEKPEPYKNMNAIYSIVLLGEDGGQFGLKFSDGNAETIIGTPDESDCALSMSVKDFKKLLGGNLNSVASYMMGKLKVKGNVGLALELENLLKKYSF
- a CDS encoding SulP family inorganic anion transporter; this translates as MNHLFKDNRYLHYNADGFRKDLIAGITVGIVAIPLGMAFAIASGVKPEYGIYTTIIAGFLVALLGGSRFQIAGPTGAFIPILLAIVLQYGYEDLLIAGFLAGVILVIMSYAGVSSLIHFVPKSVTIGFTAGIAIIIFTGQLGNFFGLTGLKQQEFFHENMLGLIKQFHTVNPFSILIAVIGLAVIFILPKVAPRVPVLLVALLIPTLISFFFFQGKIETIGTAFGGIPNSLPTFRFPEITLSKLVALWQPALVIAALGSIESLLSAVVADGMKPEKTENHNSKRELFGQGIANIITPLFGGIPATGAIARTATNIRAGAVSPVSGFVQSMFVLGFLLLFAPYASHIPLAAMAPILMFVAWNMSARKAFLHILSIRSADSIVLLTTFLLTIFVNLTVAVQVGILIAVISFLRKMVNKLHLKVAKTSDVEIVKFGKEDPATLKKYLLEGPLFFGTAKIFEDAYPVILTGDVKTIILDMEQTSVIDATGEAALSTFIDDARTKDIQVIIKKLPKEKLALFKKGGLYDKIGEENFFM